The Brachyspira aalborgi genome has a segment encoding these proteins:
- a CDS encoding vWA domain-containing protein: MFFGEINYIFLYAILPALITVFILSRKKVNKALSIFIKNFNFKKDKNYKRISNLRISSIIFLILAIGFLIFALMQPKWGIIEKKIKTESYMITILLDLSKSMDANDIYPSRLGRAKLEIEDFIKSVDNLSVALVGFAGTSFIATPFTQDMETFTHILDNLSPKSVALQGTRIADALQTAKNTFNINSISQKSIILITDGEDHAGNFETTLKELKDMNISVYTVGIGTEEGESIVSDLGVSGRTVISKRDDETLKLIADYTGGKSYINTSLKEVFNDIKNNSDSFTSIRNSKSYEERFQIFIFISIILLTISIILNLFTQIRIKANNYD, from the coding sequence ATGTTTTTTGGAGAGATTAATTATATTTTTTTATACGCAATATTGCCAGCTCTTATAACGGTATTTATTTTATCAAGAAAAAAAGTAAATAAAGCGCTTTCAATATTTATAAAAAATTTTAATTTCAAAAAAGATAAAAATTATAAAAGAATATCTAATTTAAGAATATCGTCTATAATATTTTTAATTCTTGCTATAGGTTTTTTAATTTTCGCATTGATGCAGCCGAAATGGGGAATAATTGAAAAAAAAATAAAAACCGAAAGCTATATGATAACCATACTTTTAGATTTGTCGAAAAGCATGGACGCAAACGATATTTATCCTTCAAGATTGGGAAGAGCAAAACTTGAAATAGAAGATTTTATAAAAAGCGTAGATAATTTATCGGTAGCTTTAGTAGGTTTCGCGGGAACAAGTTTTATAGCGACTCCTTTCACGCAAGATATGGAAACATTTACTCATATACTTGATAATTTAAGTCCAAAATCTGTAGCTTTGCAAGGAACAAGAATAGCGGATGCATTGCAAACAGCAAAAAATACTTTTAATATAAACTCTATAAGCCAAAAATCTATAATTCTTATAACAGACGGAGAAGACCATGCGGGAAATTTTGAGACTACATTAAAAGAATTAAAAGATATGAATATAAGCGTATATACGGTTGGAATAGGCACAGAAGAAGGAGAGAGTATAGTTTCCGATTTGGGAGTTTCGGGAAGAACGGTTATTTCAAAGAGAGACGATGAAACTTTAAAATTGATAGCGGATTATACGGGAGGCAAAAGCTATATAAATACTTCGCTTAAAGAAGTTTTTAACGATATAAAAAATAATTCGGATTCTTTTACTTCTATTAGAAATAGCAAAAGTTATGAAGAGAGATTTCAAATTTTTATTTTTATTTCAATAATTTTATTAACAATTTCTATAATTTTAAATTTATTTACTCAAATAAGGATAAAGGCAAATAATTATGATTAA
- a CDS encoding tetratricopeptide repeat protein: MIKKFLLLFLFFTANFYGFSLNEMTAKIDVDRANRLFKKGNYEDAITLYERALSKITNSTQIYYNMGTTMVSIGETDTAIQLFDMAKNNFNDKTSKSIKNSVYYNSGIAKIENEDYQGAINELIESLVNNPKDENSKRALEYAKKKLEEQKNNSGSKSQNSPNEQEGESDNNEGSNNSDNNQNDNKENNNSDNSNENDKNESGENSKSDIDRLLESLRQFRKDKNNEEQYYGGGRIDKDW, translated from the coding sequence ATGATTAAAAAATTTTTATTATTATTTTTATTTTTTACCGCTAATTTTTACGGTTTTTCTTTAAATGAAATGACGGCGAAAATCGATGTAGACAGAGCGAATAGATTATTCAAAAAAGGAAATTACGAAGACGCCATAACATTATACGAAAGAGCTTTAAGTAAAATTACAAACTCTACTCAAATATATTATAACATGGGAACTACTATGGTTTCTATAGGCGAAACTGACACGGCAATACAATTATTTGACATGGCAAAAAATAATTTTAACGATAAAACGAGCAAATCTATAAAAAATTCCGTTTATTATAATTCGGGAATCGCTAAAATTGAAAATGAAGATTATCAAGGCGCTATAAACGAATTGATTGAATCGCTTGTTAATAATCCGAAAGACGAAAACTCAAAAAGAGCGCTTGAATATGCGAAAAAGAAATTGGAAGAACAAAAAAATAATAGCGGTTCTAAAAGTCAAAACTCTCCCAATGAACAAGAAGGAGAAAGCGACAATAACGAAGGTTCTAATAATTCCGATAATAATCAAAACGATAACAAAGAAAATAATAATTCTGATAATTCAAACGAAAATGACAAAAACGAAAGCGGAGAAAATTCAAAATCGGATATCGACAGATTATTGGAATCTTTAAGGCAGTTTAGAAAAGACAAAAATAACGAAGAGCAATATTATGGCGGAGGCAGAATTGACAAAGATTGGTAA
- a CDS encoding peptide ABC transporter substrate-binding protein, giving the protein MNKKTIFCIFSIIIFSISIFIISCSNKDKEEGLLINIGPEPKTLDPTYTETYDSSAYIAHTFEGLTSRDKDDKLIEGVAESWEISADYITYTFHLRTNAKWADGKIVTANDFVYAWRRAVDPKVASSASYQLNPVKNADKIINGELPIEDLGIKALDDFTLEVKLESPTTYFLDLLATTIYSPLRRDLIEKYGDIWTQEEYIGNGPFFVSSHINDDKIIMEKNTNYWNAENIIPNKITFVLLDNPNTIISSIENGNLYFGSNPPLQDIPKLKREGYVDYVPLLAIYFLSVNTTNETLKDKRVRKALSLAIDRNYITENVTKGGEIPAAALVPYSVFDIEGSFRDKGGDYFSLKEEDYKKNIEEAKRLLEEAGYPNGKNFPVIEYSVESQSSLNIFEAVQNMWKENLNIDAKVNQLEWGVFMNTTRGDKNFQIARSGWMGDYNDPMTFLDTFLSYSPQNTGSYYNKEYEDLVKSALTNGDKISRMKTLHKAEDILMEDMPFIPIYFYNRVILVRPELKDIMISSTIPPRFFYSYVEK; this is encoded by the coding sequence ATGAATAAAAAAACAATATTTTGCATATTTTCTATAATTATATTTTCAATAAGCATATTTATAATTTCATGCTCAAATAAAGACAAAGAAGAAGGTTTATTAATAAATATAGGACCAGAGCCGAAAACTTTAGACCCAACTTATACAGAAACTTACGATAGTTCCGCATATATAGCTCATACATTTGAAGGTTTAACTTCGAGAGACAAAGACGATAAACTAATCGAAGGCGTGGCAGAAAGTTGGGAGATAAGCGCCGATTATATAACATATACTTTTCATTTGAGAACCAACGCAAAATGGGCAGACGGTAAAATTGTAACTGCAAACGATTTTGTATACGCGTGGAGAAGAGCGGTTGACCCTAAAGTCGCAAGTTCGGCTAGTTATCAACTTAATCCCGTAAAAAATGCGGATAAAATAATTAACGGCGAACTTCCAATTGAAGATTTGGGAATAAAAGCGTTGGACGATTTCACTTTGGAGGTAAAACTTGAAAGCCCGACTACTTATTTTTTAGATTTGCTCGCTACTACAATTTATAGTCCTTTAAGAAGAGATCTAATAGAAAAATATGGAGATATTTGGACACAAGAAGAATATATAGGAAACGGACCGTTTTTTGTTTCAAGTCATATAAACGATGATAAAATAATTATGGAAAAAAATACAAATTATTGGAACGCGGAAAATATAATTCCTAATAAAATAACTTTCGTCTTATTGGATAATCCGAATACTATAATATCTTCTATAGAAAACGGAAATTTATATTTTGGTAGTAATCCGCCATTACAAGATATACCAAAATTAAAGAGAGAAGGATATGTTGATTATGTTCCTCTTCTTGCCATTTATTTTTTATCGGTAAATACGACAAACGAAACTTTAAAAGATAAAAGGGTTAGAAAAGCGCTTTCTTTAGCGATAGATAGAAACTATATAACAGAAAATGTAACTAAAGGAGGAGAAATTCCCGCAGCGGCATTAGTTCCGTATTCAGTATTTGATATTGAAGGTTCTTTTAGAGACAAAGGCGGAGATTATTTCAGCCTTAAAGAAGAAGATTATAAAAAGAATATAGAAGAGGCGAAAAGACTTTTGGAAGAAGCTGGCTATCCAAACGGTAAAAATTTTCCCGTTATAGAATATAGCGTAGAATCTCAAAGTTCTTTAAATATATTTGAAGCCGTTCAAAATATGTGGAAAGAAAATCTTAATATAGACGCTAAAGTAAATCAGCTTGAATGGGGAGTATTTATGAATACTACAAGAGGAGATAAAAATTTTCAAATAGCTCGTTCAGGCTGGATGGGAGATTATAACGACCCAATGACTTTTTTGGATACTTTTTTAAGCTATAGTCCACAAAATACGGGAAGCTATTATAATAAGGAATACGAGGATTTGGTAAAATCGGCATTAACCAACGGAGATAAAATTTCAAGAATGAAAACTCTTCATAAAGCGGAAGATATTTTAATGGAAGATATGCCTTTTATTCCTATTTATTTTTATAATAGAGTTATACTCGTTCGTCCAGAATTAAAAGATATTATGATAAGTTCTACAATACCGCCAAGATTCTTTTATTCTTATGTGGAAAAATAA
- a CDS encoding BatD family protein, which yields MTKIGKLFFLIFLLIFLISFKSSFAQTTITAKLSDDKIGVGEIFTLSVTIDNGAGKITIPDIDGLMLRGTSKSVNMMYSSGSLKTIQTYSYNYVAIKEGFYTIDKIKVKANNNTYIANPVSIEVVSDSVRNSILNKPEGDSFERFMNYREDIIVNNTINKKEFYIYEPIYIEQKAYSHVPVNVIGISKIPDRNDFLVYTDSSERNSYTEIIDGKRVNVIPLKKEVLFAVKQGEKNVLTTPFVFEKNNMFYDRIQYGEEEFDIKILSLPSAKDYKNFSGAVGDFKFNTKINKTNINIGDEVLISIEVIGEGNISIINMPNLNDDIKNYFSVYQPKIFETNWFENNKMIGKKTKEYILVATNKGNYTIENIDFCYFSPNDKSYTNIYAKNINLFIDGNKNYNNSQATLNIGNDTKKTEIMQIRNNIIKKQNDKNFKLLNINIIYIYVLLMIAISIIIYNFEKIKKLKFLNGNNKISDMNEILEYYNKKNRIEYCKAIKEFLIKNINKKFNIDSNADIYKELKNKNIDEETIKNIKDIIDSCQFELYSGNSINKNEDYHTKAINILKETDKLK from the coding sequence TTGACAAAGATTGGTAAATTATTTTTTCTAATATTTTTATTAATTTTTTTAATATCTTTTAAATCTTCATTCGCTCAAACTACGATTACGGCAAAATTATCGGACGATAAAATCGGCGTTGGAGAAATATTTACTTTATCTGTGACTATAGACAACGGAGCTGGAAAAATTACGATTCCCGATATAGACGGACTTATGCTTCGAGGAACTTCAAAAAGCGTAAATATGATGTATTCTTCAGGAAGCTTAAAAACGATTCAAACTTACAGTTATAATTATGTGGCAATTAAAGAAGGATTTTATACGATTGATAAAATAAAGGTAAAGGCAAATAATAACACATATATTGCAAATCCCGTTTCAATAGAAGTGGTAAGCGATTCGGTTAGAAATTCAATTTTAAATAAACCCGAAGGAGATTCTTTTGAAAGATTTATGAATTATAGAGAAGATATTATAGTAAATAATACGATAAACAAAAAAGAATTTTATATATACGAGCCGATTTATATAGAACAAAAAGCTTATTCCCATGTTCCCGTTAATGTTATAGGAATATCGAAAATCCCCGACAGAAACGATTTTTTAGTTTATACGGATTCTTCAGAAAGAAATTCTTATACGGAGATAATAGACGGAAAAAGAGTAAATGTTATTCCTTTAAAAAAAGAAGTTTTATTTGCCGTTAAGCAAGGAGAAAAAAATGTATTAACGACTCCTTTCGTATTTGAAAAAAATAATATGTTTTACGATAGAATTCAATACGGAGAAGAAGAATTTGACATTAAAATTTTATCTCTTCCAAGCGCTAAAGATTATAAAAATTTTTCTGGAGCGGTTGGCGATTTTAAGTTTAATACAAAAATAAACAAGACAAATATTAATATAGGAGATGAAGTTTTAATTTCTATTGAAGTTATAGGCGAAGGAAATATATCTATTATAAATATGCCTAATTTAAATGACGATATAAAAAATTATTTTTCGGTTTATCAGCCAAAAATATTTGAAACGAATTGGTTTGAAAATAATAAAATGATTGGAAAAAAAACTAAAGAATATATTTTAGTCGCCACAAATAAAGGAAATTATACTATTGAAAATATAGATTTCTGTTATTTTTCGCCTAACGATAAAAGCTATACGAATATTTATGCAAAAAATATAAATCTCTTTATAGACGGAAATAAAAATTATAATAATTCTCAAGCTACTTTAAATATTGGAAACGATACTAAAAAAACGGAAATTATGCAGATAAGAAATAATATAATAAAAAAACAAAACGATAAAAATTTTAAATTATTAAATATCAATATAATTTATATTTATGTTTTATTAATGATTGCAATATCGATTATAATTTATAATTTTGAAAAGATAAAAAAATTAAAATTTTTAAATGGCAATAATAAAATATCGGATATGAACGAAATATTGGAATATTATAATAAAAAAAATAGAATAGAATATTGCAAAGCGATAAAAGAATTTCTTATAAAAAATATAAATAAAAAATTTAATATCGATTCAAATGCCGATATATATAAAGAACTTAAAAATAAAAATATAGACGAAGAGACGATTAAAAATATAAAAGATATAATAGATTCTTGCCAATTTGAATTATACTCGGGAAATTCGATTAATAAAAATGAAGATTATCATACAAAAGCGATTAATATATTAAAGGAAACGGATAAATTAAAGTGA
- a CDS encoding tetratricopeptide repeat protein: MKYIIIFVFQFCLLYGEIDFDKINSIFNDANKLYEEGDYFEANNLYKNIVSSNIISKDLYYNLGLSYAKIGSNGYAILWYERALNISPFDKEIKNNIDLFNTNSFSNPFENKSTLIIIFYLTLFLFILFFTILIILFIKKRKIYYLLIIISILFILPAIISYNIINSNYLIVIERSNLYKGESERADIISIINEGEKFRILKEYSNWYYVKNSSFSKGWINKSFAEKI; the protein is encoded by the coding sequence GTGAAATATATAATAATATTTGTCTTTCAATTTTGCTTGTTATACGGAGAAATTGATTTTGATAAAATAAACTCGATATTTAACGATGCTAATAAATTATACGAAGAAGGCGATTATTTTGAAGCGAATAATTTATACAAAAATATTGTTTCTTCAAATATTATTTCAAAAGATTTGTATTATAATTTAGGCTTATCTTATGCAAAAATTGGAAGCAACGGATATGCGATTTTATGGTATGAAAGAGCTTTAAATATCTCGCCTTTCGATAAGGAAATAAAAAATAATATCGATTTGTTTAATACAAATTCTTTTTCTAATCCTTTTGAAAATAAATCGACTTTAATTATAATTTTTTATTTAACTTTATTTTTATTTATTTTATTTTTTACGATTTTAATAATTTTATTTATAAAGAAAAGAAAAATATATTATTTATTAATTATAATCTCAATTTTATTTATTCTGCCTGCAATAATAAGTTATAATATAATTAATTCAAATTATTTAATCGTAATCGAACGCTCTAATTTATACAAAGGCGAAAGCGAAAGAGCTGATATAATTTCAATAATTAACGAAGGCGAAAAATTTAGAATATTAAAAGAATATAGCAATTGGTATTATGTAAAAAACTCTTCTTTTTCAAAAGGTTGGATAAACAAATCGTTTGCAGAAAAAATATAA
- the miaB gene encoding tRNA (N6-isopentenyl adenosine(37)-C2)-methylthiotransferase MiaB — protein MKNFYLENYGCQMNKADSNSLINSLIQEGFIQTENYENADNIIINTCSVRAHAEERVFSRVKLFNSHRKKNKREMRLIIMGCMAQTSRDTLKNLGADKIFDVYNEINILDYMKDEEAFIKKFNDNYIFNKSYVDKDKPHKAFLPISHGCNNWCSYCIVPHTRGKMVSRKSSEIIEEIKRLIEDGAKEITLLGQNVNSYGLDIENEISFTDLLYLIDKTVLDNKVWIRFLTSHPKDFDKDLADAIWNLKSVGKHIHLPFQSGSNRILKLMNRKYEKEEYIKKISYLREYAKDFPISTDIIVGYADETEEEYNETLDLLKEIGFEDAYLYKYSEREGSIAFKKKVKYDEKIGSERLTKLVNFQRILAQELLNKQVGKKAEIMIDDIAKDNMHYQCRSKENRLILVKKEKKLNMGDIYNCEITEIKNHTLIGKII, from the coding sequence ATGAAAAATTTTTATTTAGAAAATTACGGTTGTCAAATGAATAAAGCCGATTCTAACAGTTTAATTAATTCTTTAATACAGGAAGGATTTATTCAAACTGAAAATTATGAGAATGCAGATAATATTATAATAAATACTTGCAGCGTGAGAGCGCATGCCGAAGAGAGAGTTTTTTCAAGAGTTAAACTTTTCAACTCTCATAGAAAAAAAAATAAAAGAGAGATGAGATTAATAATTATGGGATGCATGGCTCAAACTTCAAGAGACACTTTAAAAAATCTTGGAGCGGATAAAATATTTGATGTTTATAACGAAATAAATATTTTAGATTATATGAAAGACGAAGAAGCGTTTATAAAAAAATTTAACGATAATTATATTTTTAATAAATCTTATGTCGATAAAGATAAACCGCATAAAGCGTTTTTACCGATATCGCATGGATGCAATAATTGGTGTTCCTATTGTATAGTTCCTCATACAAGAGGAAAAATGGTTAGCAGAAAATCAAGCGAAATAATAGAAGAGATTAAAAGATTGATAGAAGACGGAGCTAAAGAAATAACTTTACTTGGACAAAATGTCAACTCTTACGGATTAGATATAGAAAACGAAATTTCTTTTACAGATTTACTTTATTTAATCGATAAAACGGTTTTAGATAATAAAGTTTGGATTAGATTTTTAACTTCGCATCCAAAAGATTTTGATAAAGATTTAGCCGATGCAATATGGAATTTAAAAAGCGTAGGAAAACATATACATTTGCCTTTTCAAAGCGGTTCAAACAGAATATTAAAATTAATGAATAGAAAATATGAGAAAGAAGAATATATTAAAAAAATTTCGTATTTAAGAGAATATGCAAAAGACTTTCCAATTTCAACCGATATAATTGTAGGTTATGCTGACGAAACCGAAGAAGAATATAACGAAACTTTAGATTTATTAAAAGAGATTGGTTTTGAAGACGCTTATTTGTATAAATACTCCGAAAGAGAAGGCTCGATTGCTTTTAAGAAAAAAGTTAAATATGACGAAAAAATAGGCTCTGAAAGATTAACAAAATTAGTTAACTTTCAAAGAATTTTAGCTCAAGAATTATTGAATAAACAAGTCGGAAAAAAAGCGGAAATTATGATTGACGATATTGCAAAAGACAATATGCATTATCAATGCAGAAGCAAAGAAAACAGATTAATACTCGTGAAAAAAGAAAAAAAATTAAATATGGGCGATATTTATAACTGCGAAATAACCGAAATTAAAAATCATACTTTGATAGGGAAAATTATTTAA
- a CDS encoding ABC transporter ATP-binding protein, with translation MNEQIILKLQNVKKYFYNKVNIIETLLKKNKEIKAVDGIDFEVKRGEILAIIGESGSGKTTIGKLIMNLIAPTEGKILFENEDINSFKNEEIKSYRKKVQMIFQDPYASMNPRFKIKDILKEPLYIHKIEGNEETYNETIINALKDVKINTDFMEVYPHMLSGGQRQRIATARALILNPKLVVADEPVSMIDLSTRAEILYMMKELQEKRNLSYIYITHDLSTARYFADRIAVMYLGKIIEIGNADEIIDNPKHPYTKALIEAVPNIEVGIVNVIKELPIKGEIPNASDIPSGCRFHTRCIYAKEECKLESPILKDINDNHKSACLFTDI, from the coding sequence ATGAATGAGCAAATAATATTAAAACTGCAAAATGTTAAAAAATACTTTTACAATAAAGTCAATATAATAGAGACGCTTTTGAAAAAGAATAAAGAAATAAAAGCGGTTGATGGAATCGATTTTGAAGTAAAGAGAGGAGAGATACTCGCAATTATAGGCGAATCGGGAAGCGGTAAAACGACTATCGGAAAACTTATAATGAATCTAATCGCTCCAACCGAAGGAAAAATTTTATTTGAAAACGAGGATATCAATTCTTTCAAAAACGAAGAGATAAAAAGTTATAGAAAAAAAGTTCAAATGATTTTTCAAGACCCTTACGCTTCAATGAATCCAAGATTTAAAATAAAAGACATATTGAAAGAACCTTTATATATTCACAAAATTGAAGGAAACGAAGAAACTTATAACGAAACGATTATAAACGCTTTGAAAGATGTTAAAATAAATACGGATTTTATGGAAGTTTATCCTCATATGCTTTCGGGCGGACAGAGGCAGAGAATAGCAACGGCAAGAGCTTTGATACTTAATCCGAAATTAGTCGTAGCGGACGAACCTGTTTCAATGATAGATTTATCTACAAGAGCCGAAATTCTTTATATGATGAAAGAGCTTCAAGAAAAAAGAAATTTAAGCTATATTTATATTACGCATGATTTATCAACGGCGAGATATTTTGCCGATAGAATAGCCGTTATGTATTTAGGAAAAATAATAGAAATAGGAAACGCTGACGAAATAATAGATAATCCGAAACATCCTTATACTAAAGCCTTAATTGAAGCCGTTCCAAATATTGAAGTTGGCATAGTTAATGTTATTAAAGAGCTTCCGATAAAAGGCGAAATTCCAAACGCTTCGGATATTCCTTCAGGATGCAGATTTCATACAAGATGCATATACGCAAAAGAAGAATGCAAACTTGAATCTCCAATTTTAAAAGACATAAACGATAATCATAAATCGGCTTGTTTATTTACGGATATTTAA
- a CDS encoding DUF5312 family protein: MNLFDYIRYNLLNIRTPELVEKMRVQEYAKKISAQKYRFVDIKNKAITANCAKFIFEMYKVVGPLLNSLRDEFIVKDGKQFSYYLIEVSFTKDIKEIYSTLNKEYMLERIKAGENPNNVFSKTKENFVKFKNYLSGENGKEINLTFNLLKDFANISKFDFFLFLRSFCPSFVDGVYNSNPTFKNCSNPQVVDDLSKLDDAVNNIMIKKELMSALNVFCKYVGIPAISDKNMRAFLTRLRYLQTPNLLSDIIIFILKDFTYKCHVSYSDVNIFVNYITDFTKNLKSDMESIIKDIKSSKIASIRNKAFSGIEIMKLPNINEDKNSQLEQYDCEIFTCVEPLQYIKTFVTEIFDMEYKAQLNDMFLGCEFVHKERGSQGLDAFYTLNDSKTEIQMFDSTLSPESDNFKRLKTWLVSKNKANANRDLIENMVKKIDTEGNKIVLNVYNSVLDLTTILKNVIEDCANGTKIEISNGIKASNLEKFNVGIAREMLNDFENFIALMKNFVR; this comes from the coding sequence GTGAATTTATTTGATTATATTAGATACAATTTATTAAATATCAGAACTCCAGAATTAGTGGAAAAAATGAGAGTTCAAGAATATGCAAAAAAAATATCCGCTCAAAAATATCGTTTTGTAGATATAAAGAATAAAGCAATAACGGCAAATTGCGCAAAGTTTATATTTGAAATGTATAAAGTCGTTGGACCTTTATTAAATTCTTTAAGAGACGAGTTTATAGTTAAAGACGGAAAACAGTTTTCGTATTATTTAATAGAAGTTTCTTTTACTAAAGATATTAAAGAAATATATTCCACTTTAAATAAAGAATATATGCTTGAGAGAATTAAAGCGGGAGAAAATCCTAATAATGTTTTTTCAAAGACTAAAGAAAATTTTGTTAAATTCAAAAATTACTTGAGCGGCGAAAACGGAAAGGAAATAAATTTAACTTTTAATTTGCTTAAAGATTTTGCAAATATATCAAAATTCGATTTCTTTTTATTTTTAAGGTCTTTCTGTCCTTCTTTTGTGGACGGAGTTTATAATTCAAATCCGACATTTAAAAATTGTTCTAATCCTCAAGTGGTTGACGATTTATCAAAATTAGACGATGCCGTTAATAACATAATGATAAAAAAAGAGCTTATGTCGGCTTTAAATGTTTTTTGCAAATATGTTGGAATTCCCGCGATATCAGATAAAAATATGAGAGCGTTTTTAACAAGATTAAGATATTTGCAAACTCCAAATTTATTAAGCGATATAATAATTTTTATTCTTAAAGATTTTACTTATAAATGCCATGTATCTTATTCGGATGTTAATATATTTGTAAATTATATTACAGATTTTACTAAAAACTTAAAAAGCGATATGGAAAGCATAATTAAAGATATAAAGAGCAGTAAAATTGCCAGCATAAGAAATAAAGCTTTCAGCGGAATTGAAATAATGAAACTTCCTAATATTAACGAAGACAAAAATTCTCAGCTTGAACAATACGACTGCGAAATTTTTACATGCGTTGAACCTTTGCAATATATTAAAACTTTCGTTACAGAAATATTTGATATGGAATATAAAGCGCAATTAAACGATATGTTTTTAGGATGCGAGTTTGTTCATAAAGAAAGAGGCTCTCAAGGTTTGGACGCTTTTTATACTTTAAATGATTCTAAAACGGAAATTCAAATGTTTGATTCCACTTTGAGTCCCGAATCCGATAATTTTAAGAGACTCAAAACTTGGCTCGTGTCAAAAAATAAAGCAAACGCTAACAGAGATTTAATAGAAAATATGGTAAAAAAAATAGATACGGAAGGAAATAAAATAGTTTTGAATGTTTATAATTCGGTTTTGGATTTAACAACGATATTGAAAAATGTTATAGAAGATTGCGCTAACGGAACTAAAATAGAAATTTCAAACGGCATTAAAGCGTCTAATTTAGAAAAATTTAATGTCGGTATTGCAAGAGAAATGCTTAACGATTTTGAAAATTTTATCGCTCTTATGAAAAATTTTGTAAGATAG
- a CDS encoding lysylphosphatidylglycerol synthase transmembrane domain-containing protein, translating to MKKNYKTIIQIIIGIIISVICLYFAFRGIDLKESIEIIKNVKIPYVIISLILSVVIIVFRALRWECFIPLKEPIKKRTIIASVYIGYMASNILPAKLGEVVRAYILGAKEGVSKSAVFASVVTERLFDIITGVVILSISLIFIPNLPDTVLYAAISLFVISVIGIIILVFLSFNKSFAHKVFNKVFGVLPKKISIKLIEFSCNFIDGIGIKSDIKHIFLIFLYTALYLIGQIFTIGFLLTAFDIKASPIIALFIFAAGGFGFAIPSAPSGIGPFEWAIIFGLSLIGVDKSVAAPYALVYHIMGIVPITIIGFIFLFILGIDLKSATKR from the coding sequence ATGAAAAAAAATTATAAAACAATTATTCAAATTATAATAGGGATAATAATAAGCGTTATTTGTTTATATTTCGCTTTCAGAGGAATAGATTTAAAAGAATCTATAGAGATAATAAAAAATGTTAAAATTCCTTATGTTATAATTTCTTTAATTTTAAGCGTTGTTATAATAGTATTTCGAGCTTTAAGATGGGAATGTTTTATTCCGTTAAAAGAGCCAATAAAAAAAAGAACTATAATTGCATCCGTTTATATCGGCTATATGGCAAGCAATATTTTACCCGCAAAACTTGGCGAAGTCGTTAGAGCTTATATTTTAGGCGCTAAAGAAGGAGTTAGTAAATCCGCAGTTTTTGCGTCCGTTGTAACCGAAAGATTATTTGACATAATAACGGGAGTCGTTATACTTTCAATTTCGCTTATATTTATACCAAATTTGCCCGACACCGTTTTATATGCGGCAATTTCTTTATTTGTAATTTCGGTTATCGGAATAATAATTTTAGTATTTTTGAGTTTTAATAAATCTTTCGCCCATAAAGTTTTTAATAAAGTATTCGGAGTATTACCTAAAAAAATATCGATTAAATTAATAGAATTTTCATGCAATTTTATAGACGGAATAGGAATTAAAAGCGACATTAAACATATATTTTTAATTTTTTTATACACTGCATTATATTTAATCGGACAAATATTTACTATAGGATTTCTTTTAACCGCTTTCGATATAAAGGCTTCTCCTATAATCGCTTTATTCATATTTGCTGCGGGCGGTTTCGGTTTTGCTATTCCTTCCGCTCCTTCGGGAATAGGACCTTTCGAGTGGGCAATAATTTTTGGGCTTTCATTAATAGGAGTAGACAAATCGGTAGCCGCTCCTTACGCTTTGGTTTATCATATTATGGGAATAGTTCCAATTACAATAATAGGTTTTATATTCTTATTTATTTTGGGAATAGATTTAAAATCGGCTACAAAAAGATAG